In one Nicotiana tomentosiformis chromosome 6, ASM39032v3, whole genome shotgun sequence genomic region, the following are encoded:
- the LOC138894842 gene encoding uncharacterized protein yields MRQGSMTVSKYAVHFSDLARHAPALVSTVRETVRQFIEGLHPSIRISMARELEMDISYQQVVSIARILEGMLAQDREEREAKRTRETSYYSGSCAPAACHGRGYMSHPVHSDLPAANGVPALSMTQKPYYAPPVYLLSPHYAILDCHVKTVTLAMPGFPQLEWRGTLEYTPSRVISFLKAQRMVEKGCDAYPAYVRDVSIDTLKVESVPVVRDFPDVFPSDL; encoded by the exons agtgatttggctcgacatgcaccggccttggtttccACAGTTCGAGAGACGGTTCGGcaatttattgagggactccaccctagcatccggattagtatggccagggagttagagatggatatttcttatcagcaagttgtgagtattgccaggatattggagggcatgcttgcccaggacagagaggagagagaggccaagaggactCGAGAGACTAGTTATTATTCTGGTTCTTGTGCCCCAGCAGCTTGCCATGGTAGGGGCTATATGAGTCACCCCGTTCATTCAGATCTTCCAGCCGCCAATGGTGTTCCAGCCCTTTCTATGACCCagaagccttattatgcaccgccagtatatTTG ttgtcaccccattatgctattcttgattgtcacgttaagaccgtgacactggctatgccaggatttccACAATTAgaatggagaggtaccttagagtatactcccagcagagttatttcatttcttaaagctcaacgaatggttgagaaggggtgtgatgcgtatccagcttatgtgagagatgtcagcatTGATACCCTTaaagttgagtcagttccagtagtgagggactttccagatgtgtttccaagtGATCTTtag